The following coding sequences lie in one Oncorhynchus masou masou isolate Uvic2021 chromosome 20, UVic_Omas_1.1, whole genome shotgun sequence genomic window:
- the LOC135506763 gene encoding claudin domain-containing protein 1-like has protein sequence MVDNRYATALVIGSVLSLLATVYLSIAVGTQHWYQYRSPPGNHEASNASELREDFINGEFDEKTYSDTLFRLNGTLGLWWRCVQAHAPGQSHWFKEPDPKMVTQCVSFTLPQQFVPKYKDPGNHNTGEDVLRTYLWRCQFLLPLVSLALVFLSGLIGVCACLCRSITPTLCVGVLHLLAGLCSLGTVCCFLAGMDLLHRVSVLPDGVDGSLGWSLYLALISSPLQMMAAALFLWAARSHRQNYTRMTAYRVA, from the exons ATGGTGGATAACCGCTACGCTACGGCCCTGGTCATTGGCTCTGTTCTGAGTCTGCTGGCCACTGTCTATCTTTCCATTGCTGTGGGAACACAGCACTGGTACCAGTACCGAAGTCCTCCCGGCAACCATGAGGCCAGCAACGCTTCGGAGCTCCGGGAGGACTTCATCAACGGAGAGTTTGATGAAAAGACCTACAGCGACACGCTGTTCCGCCTCAACGGCACACTGGGGCTGTGGTGGAGGTGTGTGCAGGCACATGCGCCAGGCCAGTCACACTGGTTCAAAGAGCCTG ATCCTAAGATGGTAACACAGTGTGTGAGCTTCACTCTGCCTCAGCAGTTTGTACCCAAGTACAAAGACCCAGGGAATCACAACACTGGGGAGGACGTGCTTCGGACAT ACCTGTGGAGGTGCCAGTTCCTGCTGCCTCTGGTGTCCCTAGCCTTGGTGTTCCTCAGCGGGCTCATCGGTGTGTGCGCCTGCCTCTGCCGCAGCATTACTCCCACCCTGTGTGTAGGAGTGCTCCACCTGCTGGCAG GTCTGTGCTCCCTGGGCACAGTGTGCTGCTTCCTGGCTGGCATGGACCTGCTCCACAGGGTCTCAGTGCTTCCCGACGGTGTGGATGGCTCCCTGGGCTGGTCCCTCTACCTGGCCCTCATCTCCTCACCGCTGCAGATGATGGCGGCTGCCCTCTTCCTGTGGGCCGCCCGGAGCCACCGCCAGAACTACACCCGCATGACTGCCTACCGGGTGGCCTAA
- the LOC135506761 gene encoding N-acyl-aromatic-L-amino acid amidohydrolase (carboxylate-forming) B-like — protein sequence MEPVSLPPQSRVALCGGTHGNEMSGVYLVRELQKLEKVGSATLTTVISNPRAVQMCKRYTDVDLNRCFTDAILSSPVTDTTPYEVRRAQELNTLLGPKGSAGAMDLVCDLHNTTANMGLSLISYSAQDWVILHIYRQIKRKITSVPVRFILLDLPLADVYSQDSLGKHGFSIEVGPQPHGVVRADIFNIMKEAVDQTLDWVQCFNSGSAFEGGEVDDVYTFVKSIDYPRDPETNQITAAIHPQLQDRDFCLLHPGDPMFLMFSGEMVKYEGVEVLHPYFVNECAYYEKSIAFHLARKMTLTIPPLRVKRD from the exons atggagccagtctctctcccaccgcAGTCCCGTGTCGCCCTCTGTGGTGGCACCCATGGCAATGAGATGTCGGGCGTGTATCTGGTGAGGGAGCTGCAGAAGTTGGAGAAGGTAGGGTCGGCGACCTTGACCACAGTCATATCCAACCCGCGTGCCGTCCAAATGTGCAAACGCTACACCGACGTGGACCTCAATCGTTGTTTCACCGACGCCATACTCAG ttCACCTGTGACGGACACCACTCCGTACGAGGTGAGGCGAGCCCAGGAGCTGAACACTCTACTAGGGCCCAAGGGCAGCGCGGGGGCCATGGACCTGGTGTGTGATCTCCACAACACCACAGCCAACATGGGCCTCAGTCTCATCTCCTACTCTGCCCAAGACTGGGTCATCCTGCACATCTATAGACAAATCAAG AGGAAGATCACCTCAGTGCCAGTGAGGTTTATCCTGCTGGATCTACCGCTAGCTGATGTCTACTCTCAGGACTCCCTGGGCAAGCATGGCTTCT CGATAGAGGTGGGACCTCAACCCCATGGTGTGGTCAGAGCCGACATCTTCAACATCATGAAGGAGGCAGTCGACCAGACACTAGATTGGGTCCAGTGCTTCAACTCAG GAAGTGCCTTTGAAGGTGGGGAGGTGGACGATGTGTACACCTTCGTGAAGAGTATCGACTACCCAAGAGACCCAGAGACCAATCAAATCACTGCTGCCATACATCCCCAACTACAG GACCGTGACTTCTGCCTCCTCCATCCGGGAGATCCCATGTTCCTGATGTTTTCCGGGGAGATGGTGAAGTACGAAGGGGTAGAAGTCCTACATCCCTACTTTGTGAACGAGTGTGCATACTATGAGAAGAGCATTGCATTCCACCTGGCACGAAAGATGACACTCACTATCCCCCCCTTGCGAGTGAAGAGAGATTGA